The Selenomonadales bacterium genomic sequence GTAGAGATAGCAGGTAAAGCCTGTATTGACGATGCCGAGCATCAAAACAGGCAGATAGTCATCGGGATGCACCGTCGGGAGCGCGCCTTGTTTGGCGAGGACGAACGCGGTGACGACGACGCTCGCACCGAGAAGCGACAGAAGCGTTGCCGACAGACCCGATGTGCGCACCGCCTTTTTCGTCAGAATGACCATCGCGGCGTACATGACGGCAGACAGGATACCGCAGAGAAGCCCGACCGCCTCCAGCGAACCGCCCGCCGCATTTTGATTGAGGCAGACCATACCGCAGACGACCATGACGGCGCTGACTGCAAGCGGTCGCGTCCACTTCTCACCGAAGAGGAACGGACTTGATGCCAGCACGATCATCGGCCCTGCGTAGTTGAGAAGCGTCGCAATGCCGACACCGACACGCACATACGCCTCGTACATCGCAGACCAGCCGACACCGAGCGTCATACCGCTCACAAGAAGCATGAGCGTATCCTTCTTATAACGGAGAAAATCTGCCTTCTCGCGCGTCACCAGACAGAGCAAAAGGAGGAAGATACTGCCGAGATACGCGCGCGTCAGC encodes the following:
- a CDS encoding EamA family transporter — protein: MSLSLPFFKYLAAVLLLGTNGIVASHIDLASYEIVLTRAYLGSIFLLLLCLVTREKADFLRYKKDTLMLLVSGMTLGVGWSAMYEAYVRVGVGIATLLNYAGPMIVLASSPFLFGEKWTRPLAVSAVMVVCGMVCLNQNAAGGSLEAVGLLCGILSAVMYAAMVILTKKAVRTSGLSATLLSLLGASVVVTAFVLAKQGALPTVHPDDYLPVLMLGIVNTGFTCYLYFSAKQKIPVRTVSI